The Candidatus Zymogenaceae bacterium sequence GGCGGCGTTCCCGCGAAGGCGTACCGGGGTTTTCAGTGGCGCACCGAGGCGGAGATTCTGGGCTGGCCCGTCGTCCATGTGGCCTTCGGACGGGATGCGGCGACCGGGAAGGTGCTGGTCGCCCGGGGTCTCATCGCCGTGGGCCAGTTCGGGGTGGGGCTTGTGACCGTCGCCCAGGTGGGCGTGGGAGTTCTCTTCGCTTTCGGCCAGTGCGTGGCGGGGATCGTGTGCGTGGGTCAGCTCGCCCTGGGGGCGCTCTTCGGCCTGGGGCAGTTCGCCACAGGGCAGACGGCCATAGGCCAGTTCGCCTTCGGGGAATACATCCTGGCCCAGATCGGGTGGGGGAAGTATATGTGGACACAAAAGGTGAAGGACCCCGAGGCGATCGCCTATTTCACCGCCCTGTGGCGGGGGGTGAAAGCGTTCTTCGGCGCCTGAGAGGCGTCTTCTCTCCCTCCCCCCCCCTTCCTTCCTTATCCCCCCCTTCACTCCCTCTCACCCGACACATCGCTATGAGCGATCGCGGGTGGGCCGTTTCTGAGCGGCGTCAAGAGATCCCGCAGGGGGAAAACTCGGTTTGTCTCCCGCAGATGTTCCGCGTCCCCCGGGTGACAAAAAGGACGGCCGGGACGT is a genomic window containing:
- a CDS encoding zinc ribbon domain-containing protein; protein product: MMRRNERGLFCPSCGAALRRGERFCPRCGHEYTSEHATGGVPAKAYRGFQWRTEAEILGWPVVHVAFGRDAATGKVLVARGLIAVGQFGVGLVTVAQVGVGVLFAFGQCVAGIVCVGQLALGALFGLGQFATGQTAIGQFAFGEYILAQIGWGKYMWTQKVKDPEAIAYFTALWRGVKAFFGA